The Thermoanaerobaculia bacterium genome contains a region encoding:
- a CDS encoding acyl-CoA dehydrogenase family protein, whose protein sequence is MDNFINFETLLTEEERLIQQTIREFVDAEFLPVITHHYRNGTFPVDLVPRLADLGVFGATLHEYDLPGLTTVPYGLIMLELERGDSGLRSMVSVQNSLVIFPIHNWGSREQKDYWIPRLAAGKAIGCYGLTEPDFGSNPGGMRTTYKKNGSAYVLNGSKAWITNGSTADVAVVWARGEDGSVRGFLVERDTPGFESRSYPGKYSLRASDTSELFFQDVELDEDHVLPGTGSLRHPLQCLTEARFGISWGAIGAALAVSNHALEYARSRIQFRGKPIASHQIIQEKLAWMVSEISKAQLLCYHLSQLKDKGELHHTHVSLAKRNNVWMARECARMAREILGAAGIVDEHPVIRHMMNLEAVYTYEGTHDIHGLVIGQALTGYPSFNPPEE, encoded by the coding sequence ATGGATAACTTTATTAACTTTGAAACGCTTCTTACCGAGGAAGAGCGTTTAATTCAGCAGACAATCCGCGAGTTTGTCGATGCGGAATTCCTGCCCGTCATAACACACCATTATCGAAATGGGACGTTTCCCGTGGATCTGGTGCCCCGGCTTGCCGACCTGGGCGTATTCGGGGCCACTCTGCATGAATATGATCTTCCGGGACTCACCACAGTCCCCTATGGATTGATCATGCTGGAACTTGAACGGGGAGATTCTGGCCTTCGAAGCATGGTCTCCGTTCAGAATTCTCTTGTGATTTTTCCGATTCACAACTGGGGTTCGAGAGAACAGAAGGATTACTGGATTCCCCGACTGGCAGCGGGAAAGGCTATCGGGTGCTATGGTCTTACGGAACCCGATTTCGGTTCCAACCCGGGAGGAATGAGGACGACGTATAAAAAGAATGGCTCTGCTTATGTCCTGAACGGCAGCAAGGCGTGGATCACCAATGGTTCCACAGCGGACGTGGCCGTCGTGTGGGCTCGGGGTGAAGACGGCTCCGTCAGGGGGTTTCTGGTTGAAAGGGACACGCCTGGATTTGAATCCCGTTCCTATCCAGGCAAGTACTCCCTGCGCGCTTCCGATACGTCCGAACTCTTTTTCCAGGACGTGGAACTGGATGAGGACCATGTCTTACCGGGAACCGGATCGCTGAGGCACCCTCTGCAATGCCTGACGGAGGCTCGATTCGGTATCTCGTGGGGCGCCATCGGCGCGGCCCTGGCCGTATCAAATCACGCGCTCGAGTACGCGCGGTCCCGTATCCAGTTTCGGGGAAAGCCGATTGCTTCCCATCAGATCATCCAGGAGAAACTGGCCTGGATGGTGTCTGAGATCAGTAAGGCCCAGCTGCTTTGTTACCACCTTTCCCAGCTGAAAGACAAGGGGGAACTGCACCACACTCACGTTTCCCTGGCAAAACGAAACAACGTCTGGATGGCAAGGGAGTGCGCGCGGATGGCCAGGGAAATCCTGGGCGCTGCCGGAATTGTGGATGAACATCCCGTTATTCGCCATATGATGAACCTTGAGGCTGTCTATACCTATGAAGGGACCCATGACATTCATGGGCTCGTTATCGGTCAGGCTCTCACCGGATATCCCTCGTTCAATCCTCCCGAGGAATAG
- a CDS encoding outer membrane beta-barrel protein: MKKTAIMLCLVMLLPLMAFAQEADQPGVSEQGIQLGSFIFTPSFELIYESKDNIFLRPSKDKDPLGIGEESDSIYVARARFMLEYPFADNYFRATWVPQWRDYADNELQENFTHYLDLVGSFNTPSGLELDIANHYVMGSLEVQEVDPGQELVYGDVPFTKNTTTFDMKYFFTPTDGFGLYADYTMFEYDDPTALWYDYTSYTAGLSYQRYMNPLLRMALGFDFMSYDADQNEFSLVPDKIRDYDGYNVYVKFYGDFSPTVNSSIKIGYESLSFDKVAGYGNRDYDDFSVDADLTWEVTEGHSLTFDSQRKLYASNFADVSSFTHSHLGVRYNAQMGAKTFGALGMRLLNNDYNESSEIYGRTRSDDMLEFKAELGYHINPTFSTRLNYTMQDRDSNINMFDYKVNIWAINLVIGF; encoded by the coding sequence ATGAAGAAGACGGCTATCATGCTCTGCCTGGTAATGTTGTTACCGCTTATGGCTTTTGCGCAGGAGGCAGACCAACCCGGAGTTAGCGAGCAGGGCATCCAGCTCGGAAGCTTCATCTTTACCCCATCTTTTGAACTGATTTACGAAAGCAAGGACAACATCTTCCTTCGCCCCAGTAAGGACAAAGATCCTCTGGGCATCGGCGAAGAAAGTGATTCCATCTATGTTGCCCGCGCCCGCTTCATGCTTGAGTATCCCTTTGCGGATAACTACTTCCGGGCCACCTGGGTACCCCAGTGGAGAGATTACGCCGACAACGAGCTTCAGGAAAACTTCACACACTACCTCGATCTCGTAGGCTCCTTCAACACTCCTTCGGGTCTTGAGCTTGACATTGCCAACCACTATGTCATGGGCTCCCTAGAAGTGCAGGAAGTCGATCCCGGACAGGAACTCGTCTATGGTGACGTCCCCTTCACCAAGAACACGACAACCTTTGACATGAAGTATTTCTTCACCCCGACGGACGGCTTCGGCCTCTATGCCGACTACACCATGTTCGAGTATGACGATCCTACCGCACTCTGGTACGACTACACATCCTATACCGCAGGCCTCTCCTATCAGCGTTACATGAATCCCCTTCTCCGGATGGCCCTCGGTTTCGATTTCATGTCCTATGACGCCGACCAGAATGAGTTTTCTCTCGTGCCCGATAAGATCCGCGACTACGACGGTTATAATGTCTATGTGAAGTTCTACGGGGATTTTTCACCGACGGTCAATTCCTCCATTAAAATTGGCTATGAATCCCTTAGCTTCGACAAAGTCGCCGGATACGGCAATCGCGACTATGACGATTTCAGCGTTGACGCCGATCTGACCTGGGAAGTTACCGAAGGCCACTCACTGACCTTCGACTCCCAGAGAAAACTCTATGCTTCAAACTTCGCCGACGTCTCCAGCTTCACCCACTCCCATCTGGGCGTACGCTATAATGCGCAGATGGGCGCGAAGACCTTCGGCGCCCTGGGCATGAGACTTTTGAACAACGACTACAACGAATCCTCCGAGATTTATGGGAGGACCCGCAGTGACGACATGCTGGAATTCAAGGCTGAGCTCGGATATCACATCAACCCGACCTTCTCGACCCGCCTCAACTACACCATGCAGGATCGGGACTCGAACATTAACATGTTCGACTACAAGGTCAACATCTGGGCAATCAATCTTGTAATCGGCTTCTGA
- a CDS encoding SLBB domain-containing protein: MMQLGIALLLGLSLLFPAIQSQDKPPASPMLVEPGVYLIGPGDILSIQVGGEDDLTGDYEVQASGTIRFPLLDEVRVAGLKPGEAASRLEKLLEKDYFVDVQMNLTVKEFRSQWVNVLGEVKKPGKYYLKTYTTLMDIISEAGGLGENVSDTIIVQREVEEQGIKVIKTYPVPVNEIIAGTGLLPNMPLFSGDTIYIQESQFFFVTGEVTRPGKYQLSEDMTVMEAIAVAGDFGKFANRKNVEIHRKKADGTTDVIEINLPDIRKNKAENIRLEPGDLIVINRRFL; encoded by the coding sequence ATGATGCAGTTGGGGATTGCCTTACTCCTGGGTCTATCACTCCTATTCCCCGCCATCCAAAGCCAGGACAAACCCCCGGCTTCACCGATGTTGGTGGAGCCGGGTGTTTATTTAATCGGCCCTGGAGACATTCTCTCGATTCAGGTTGGAGGAGAGGATGATCTCACGGGCGATTACGAAGTGCAGGCTTCCGGAACCATTCGTTTCCCGCTCCTCGACGAAGTGAGGGTGGCCGGCCTGAAACCCGGTGAGGCAGCTTCCCGCCTGGAAAAACTGTTGGAGAAAGATTACTTCGTAGATGTCCAGATGAATCTCACCGTAAAAGAATTTCGATCCCAGTGGGTCAACGTCTTAGGTGAAGTGAAGAAACCTGGAAAATACTACCTGAAAACGTACACGACCCTTATGGACATCATTTCCGAAGCTGGAGGTCTGGGCGAAAACGTATCCGACACGATCATCGTTCAGCGAGAAGTGGAAGAGCAGGGAATAAAGGTCATTAAAACTTATCCTGTTCCAGTAAATGAAATCATCGCCGGAACGGGTCTTCTACCCAACATGCCCCTCTTCTCCGGCGATACGATCTATATCCAGGAATCACAGTTTTTCTTCGTTACGGGAGAAGTGACCCGTCCCGGCAAGTATCAGCTTTCCGAGGATATGACCGTGATGGAAGCAATCGCCGTTGCGGGAGATTTCGGCAAGTTTGCCAATCGGAAAAACGTGGAAATCCATCGAAAGAAAGCAGATGGAACCACAGACGTGATCGAAATTAATCTTCCCGACATCCGGAAAAATAAAGCAGAAAACATTCGCCTTGAACCCGGCGACCTTATCGTTATCAATAGAAGGTTCCTGTAA
- a CDS encoding polysaccharide biosynthesis tyrosine autokinase translates to MSDTLRPVDPMDPMAMDESEQLVLKFREYLSIAWKGKYYLILFMLLTGLAAFVLSKFQTPIYEAKATVSIDVRPPEIVRSQIYTGPNWFEINYYISEQVRVLTSRRLAERVVESLHLDTQGPFAGANDPAAAFARGVDIDHEEESNILNISLRGKDPEQVTLWVNQLVEKYSEINILDSIDKSKKIREVIQNQLDPLREQLSKSEANLTLFKEEKNYYWADEDKNVISEQINKLNEEYATAKVERINLESKIKALKDLRAGKISMQSFPEILDNASIQQLNSQRVTLEVEKTKLMKTYKPEHPKVVALDNQIREINASISREIGLIVSGLETQFSMKKQREESLLANVQNLKEEAIDLSKSRLAYDKLRQEYEQNKSFYEDMLTRSKELDISSTVNLNRVRVIDPAIVPTVPIKPNIRRNTLMGLVLGLLLGFAFLFGMDYLDSSIKTPDDVEKYLGIPVLSVIPSFSPDKVKILREFYQSIRTGVIFTKRSEGCQVLMVTSGGPGEGKSTTSFNLAKIFAAAGDKVLLMDCDFRRPALHKHLKISNSVGITSHLFGSKDQEIIRTSEIPNLWVATSGPLPPNPPELITRNSFKMLIQSLKSHFNWIIIDSPPLVSVTDSLLLSTYTDMVILVIRYNDLDRRIIKQCLKGLQHSGANIAGSVINDVDLDQDTRYSHHYYYYYYKGYDNETPKQEERGARIKKKRMKA, encoded by the coding sequence ATGAGTGACACATTGCGTCCCGTAGATCCCATGGATCCGATGGCCATGGACGAGTCGGAACAACTCGTCCTGAAGTTCAGAGAATACCTCTCCATTGCGTGGAAGGGTAAATACTATTTAATTCTTTTCATGCTTCTGACAGGTCTTGCGGCCTTCGTCCTCTCCAAGTTTCAGACTCCGATCTACGAGGCCAAGGCAACGGTGAGCATCGATGTCCGCCCGCCCGAGATCGTCCGAAGTCAGATTTACACGGGACCGAACTGGTTTGAGATCAACTATTACATCTCTGAACAGGTTCGGGTTCTCACGTCCCGCAGACTGGCAGAGAGGGTTGTCGAATCCCTGCATCTGGACACACAGGGTCCCTTTGCCGGAGCGAACGATCCTGCCGCAGCCTTCGCCCGCGGAGTCGATATCGACCACGAAGAGGAATCCAACATTCTAAATATTTCTCTCCGCGGGAAAGACCCTGAGCAGGTCACCCTTTGGGTGAATCAACTCGTCGAGAAATACAGTGAGATCAACATCCTTGATTCGATTGATAAGTCAAAAAAGATCCGTGAGGTCATTCAGAATCAGCTTGACCCCCTGCGGGAGCAGCTCTCCAAGAGCGAAGCCAACCTGACACTCTTCAAGGAAGAGAAAAACTACTACTGGGCCGATGAGGATAAGAACGTCATCAGTGAGCAGATCAACAAGCTGAATGAAGAATACGCCACAGCAAAGGTGGAAAGGATCAACCTTGAATCGAAGATTAAGGCTTTGAAGGATCTTCGTGCAGGGAAAATATCCATGCAGTCCTTTCCTGAAATTCTGGACAACGCCTCCATCCAGCAGCTGAATTCCCAGCGTGTTACACTCGAAGTGGAAAAAACCAAGTTGATGAAGACCTATAAACCGGAGCACCCCAAGGTCGTTGCTCTGGACAATCAGATCAGGGAAATCAATGCGAGCATCAGTCGGGAAATCGGTCTCATCGTCTCCGGACTTGAAACCCAGTTTTCGATGAAGAAACAGCGGGAGGAATCTCTGCTGGCCAACGTTCAAAATTTAAAGGAAGAAGCGATCGACCTTTCCAAATCCAGGCTGGCGTATGACAAGCTCCGCCAGGAGTATGAACAGAATAAGTCGTTTTACGAGGACATGCTGACACGTTCCAAGGAGCTCGACATATCCTCGACCGTGAACTTAAATCGGGTCCGGGTAATCGACCCGGCCATTGTGCCCACTGTCCCCATCAAACCGAATATCCGACGTAATACCCTTATGGGACTTGTGCTCGGCCTTCTCCTCGGTTTTGCCTTCCTGTTCGGAATGGATTATCTGGACAGTTCGATTAAGACCCCGGACGATGTCGAAAAATATCTCGGGATACCGGTGCTTTCGGTAATCCCCAGTTTCTCACCGGACAAGGTGAAGATCCTCCGTGAATTCTACCAGTCGATCCGTACCGGTGTAATCTTCACCAAACGTTCAGAAGGCTGCCAGGTTCTCATGGTAACTTCGGGAGGTCCGGGAGAGGGTAAGTCAACCACGTCCTTTAACCTGGCAAAAATCTTCGCCGCTGCCGGCGACAAGGTCCTTCTGATGGACTGCGACTTTCGCAGACCGGCCCTCCACAAACATCTTAAAATTTCAAATTCGGTCGGAATCACGTCCCATCTCTTCGGTTCGAAAGACCAGGAGATCATTCGAACCTCGGAAATCCCCAACCTATGGGTGGCCACATCGGGTCCCCTGCCTCCGAATCCTCCGGAACTGATCACCCGCAACTCATTCAAGATGTTGATTCAGTCACTTAAGAGCCATTTCAACTGGATCATTATCGACTCCCCGCCTCTGGTTTCGGTTACGGATTCTCTCCTGCTGTCCACCTATACCGATATGGTGATCCTGGTCATCCGATACAACGATCTGGACCGACGGATCATTAAACAATGCCTGAAAGGATTGCAGCACTCCGGTGCCAATATTGCAGGCTCGGTGATTAATGATGTAGATCTTGATCAGGACACCCGATATTCTCACCACTATTACTACTATTATTACAAGGGCTATGATAATGAAACGCCCAAACAGGAAGAACGGGGAGCGCGAATTAAGAAGAAACGGATGAAGGCTTGA
- a CDS encoding MoxR family ATPase — MIQDVPGVGKTLLARSIATSLHLQFQRIQFTADMMPSDITGVSIFDPKRQEFSFVHGPVFTHILLADEINRASPKTQSALLEAMNEGAITVDRNSHPLPRPFFVIATQNPIEFSGTYPLPESQLDRFMMCISVGYPPEDVERRVLLMEPMDQVLSGVTPLLDRDDVLRLQEEAGKVFVDEKLLTYIMTLVQHTRTHPDIMVGVSTRGAQNLLSASRARALLHGRGYCIPDDIKALVVPVFAHRILPRHFRDSLSETETTTRILQEILSKTEVPV; from the coding sequence TTGATTCAGGACGTACCGGGAGTCGGGAAAACACTTCTCGCGCGTTCGATTGCCACTTCGCTTCATCTCCAGTTCCAGCGGATCCAGTTTACAGCGGACATGATGCCCTCCGACATTACGGGAGTAAGCATCTTTGATCCCAAGCGTCAGGAATTTTCTTTCGTACACGGGCCGGTATTCACCCATATCCTTCTTGCGGATGAAATCAACCGGGCAAGTCCAAAAACACAATCGGCTCTTCTCGAAGCCATGAACGAGGGCGCAATTACTGTAGACCGCAATTCCCATCCTCTACCCCGACCGTTTTTTGTTATAGCCACACAGAACCCCATTGAATTTTCCGGCACCTACCCATTACCGGAGTCACAGCTTGACCGTTTCATGATGTGCATTTCGGTTGGATACCCTCCCGAAGATGTCGAACGTCGTGTTCTTCTCATGGAGCCAATGGATCAGGTTCTTTCAGGAGTGACCCCGCTTTTGGACAGGGACGATGTGCTTCGCCTCCAGGAAGAGGCCGGAAAAGTTTTCGTTGACGAAAAGCTCCTGACCTATATCATGACTCTTGTCCAGCACACGAGAACCCACCCCGACATCATGGTGGGTGTTTCGACACGGGGCGCACAGAACCTCCTTTCTGCATCCCGTGCCCGTGCCCTGCTCCATGGTCGCGGATATTGCATCCCCGATGACATAAAGGCCCTTGTCGTCCCTGTTTTTGCCCATCGGATTCTTCCCCGCCACTTCCGGGATTCACTATCTGAAACCGAAACGACGACCCGGATTCTCCAGGAGATACTTTCCAAAACAGAAGTTCCGGTATGA
- a CDS encoding DUF58 domain-containing protein — protein sequence MNIWWARRTTTGGAYVLFLILVTGAAVNTGNNTLYITAATMMGILLVSGFLSLLAITTARLGPLKYTELFAEETGTIFVRVENRRRWFPLQGLLINGQPVDPIPSRGESWAPVSVTFSERGSVSSLELTVTSTYPFGFFLRERKIRMESPITVYPHPIPVSQCDALLWKGTGEQVSEAHLMGERYYRGLKPFHPGEDPRTIHWKKTAQQQRFIAKEYSFLQSGRAIYILPVEGGREEFERSVCRVTYCILRNLRRGRAVGIQYREDSIEPGTGLVHRQRILTFLALVQP from the coding sequence ATGAACATCTGGTGGGCCAGGCGGACAACAACGGGAGGCGCATACGTCCTCTTTCTCATCCTCGTGACAGGTGCCGCGGTGAATACGGGGAATAACACACTCTACATCACAGCAGCAACCATGATGGGAATCCTGCTTGTATCCGGATTCCTCTCCCTTCTTGCGATTACAACCGCCAGGCTCGGTCCCCTCAAATACACAGAACTCTTTGCTGAAGAGACGGGGACGATTTTTGTGCGAGTCGAAAACCGGCGAAGATGGTTTCCGCTTCAGGGATTATTGATCAATGGGCAACCTGTGGACCCTATTCCTTCCCGCGGTGAGTCATGGGCGCCCGTTTCGGTAACCTTTTCAGAACGTGGTTCCGTCTCATCTCTGGAACTGACTGTCACATCGACCTATCCATTCGGATTTTTTCTTCGCGAGCGAAAAATTCGAATGGAAAGTCCAATTACGGTTTACCCTCACCCCATCCCCGTCTCTCAATGTGACGCCTTGCTCTGGAAGGGAACAGGGGAGCAGGTTTCAGAAGCGCATCTGATGGGAGAAAGATACTATCGAGGCTTGAAACCTTTTCATCCGGGCGAGGATCCGCGAACGATCCACTGGAAGAAAACAGCTCAGCAACAGCGCTTTATCGCGAAGGAGTACTCCTTCCTTCAATCTGGAAGAGCCATCTATATCCTCCCGGTCGAAGGAGGAAGGGAAGAGTTTGAGCGTTCGGTCTGCAGGGTAACCTATTGTATCCTGAGAAACCTTAGAAGGGGACGCGCCGTGGGTATTCAGTACAGGGAGGATTCCATCGAACCCGGTACAGGTCTCGTTCATAGACAGAGGATCCTGACCTTCCTGGCCCTTGTTCAACCATGA
- a CDS encoding DUF3488 and transglutaminase-like domain-containing protein: MKSILLLSALLPLPLPFSYVIPWWMLVGYESILLWQYLRPHRGKSYLILSSGRVNFLSGLNLVFFFIDALLFSQHLIQVAVHLTLGLLLVKILSIQSRRDYHQFLILSFFLFLSAMASATHVASVPYFLLTLGAFLNLLMDWSQPKLIRKRTIITSTLLASLLLGTPLFFIIPRLKSAYVKGFTRTTEMTTGLSDTITLGSITSFRDDFTPVLRVFPRDGIEPGQSLRLRGITFDFTDGLHWEQRALKLIAIHPPSRRLRTRRPDMEIFVHTEALPHLFLPYYTVETSFPVPVNRYADGTLMVSRGFTSPFSYALNLDSRSPLVQDRSDPEGWKQLPLNHVNYHLLADEILGVEPLDPGVTARSLETYFHREFRYSLQPSIPENVDPTEYFLRNSKEGHCELFASSMVLLLRARTIPARVVGGYLGGEWNAVQQHFIVRQSNSHAWVEAWVGEEWRMYDPTPPEGQPQVQRTVGGLFRGILDTFNYLWDRHVLPFGRSEQIELLFRVRHFLRDLRPFLVPITLSLPALVILYVAGRLWQKGYRFQLLLYRSLRKIAARSSGKAARAMGPQEVADQLSRILPERRETIERFIRAYHQSAFSNDRGKGYRFREAFILLCRLAGARKFSGGHPPS, translated from the coding sequence ATGAAGAGCATTCTCCTTCTCTCGGCGTTGCTTCCTCTTCCCCTTCCCTTCAGCTATGTAATCCCATGGTGGATGCTGGTCGGGTACGAATCCATACTGCTCTGGCAATATCTTCGGCCGCATCGTGGAAAATCCTATCTAATCCTCTCCTCCGGCAGGGTAAACTTCCTTTCCGGATTGAATCTCGTATTCTTCTTTATTGATGCTCTCCTTTTCTCCCAACATCTCATCCAGGTGGCGGTGCACCTTACGCTGGGACTTCTTCTTGTAAAGATTTTATCCATCCAGTCGCGGCGCGACTACCACCAATTTCTTATTCTCTCCTTCTTCCTCTTTCTATCCGCCATGGCATCGGCCACCCACGTTGCTTCTGTCCCCTATTTCCTGCTGACTCTGGGAGCGTTCCTGAACCTGTTAATGGACTGGTCGCAGCCGAAACTGATTCGAAAGCGGACGATTATCACTTCCACGTTACTTGCGTCCTTGCTCCTGGGTACGCCCCTCTTTTTTATCATCCCTCGCTTGAAGAGTGCCTATGTCAAAGGATTTACCCGGACGACAGAAATGACGACGGGCCTTTCCGATACCATTACCCTGGGATCGATTACTTCCTTCCGTGACGATTTCACCCCCGTACTTCGAGTCTTCCCCCGGGATGGCATCGAACCGGGGCAGTCTCTCAGGCTAAGAGGCATCACCTTCGATTTTACCGACGGTTTGCACTGGGAACAGAGAGCGCTAAAGCTCATCGCAATCCATCCTCCATCAAGGCGGCTCCGTACCCGTCGGCCCGACATGGAGATATTTGTTCACACTGAAGCCCTTCCCCATCTCTTCCTCCCCTATTACACGGTCGAGACTTCCTTCCCTGTTCCTGTCAACCGTTATGCAGATGGCACCCTCATGGTTTCCCGGGGATTCACCTCGCCCTTTTCATACGCATTGAATCTGGATTCCCGAAGCCCACTGGTTCAGGACCGCAGCGATCCGGAAGGATGGAAACAGCTTCCCCTGAACCATGTCAATTATCACTTACTGGCCGATGAAATCCTTGGTGTGGAGCCACTCGACCCTGGCGTTACGGCACGAAGTCTGGAAACCTACTTTCATAGAGAATTCCGTTACTCACTTCAACCTTCTATTCCAGAAAACGTTGACCCGACCGAATATTTCCTTCGAAATTCAAAGGAGGGACACTGCGAACTTTTTGCCTCCTCCATGGTCCTTCTTCTGAGGGCCCGTACGATCCCCGCCCGTGTCGTCGGCGGTTATCTCGGTGGCGAGTGGAATGCCGTACAGCAGCACTTCATTGTGCGTCAGAGCAACTCTCACGCATGGGTGGAGGCATGGGTCGGTGAGGAATGGCGGATGTATGATCCCACACCTCCCGAAGGTCAGCCTCAGGTTCAACGTACCGTTGGCGGTCTGTTCCGGGGAATCCTGGACACATTCAATTATCTGTGGGATCGCCATGTTCTTCCCTTTGGACGATCAGAGCAGATTGAGCTTCTCTTTCGCGTTCGTCATTTCCTCAGAGACCTTCGCCCCTTCCTGGTTCCGATCACACTATCGCTGCCTGCCCTGGTAATCCTCTATGTTGCCGGCCGATTGTGGCAGAAGGGGTATCGGTTCCAGCTGTTACTCTATCGCTCTCTCCGCAAAATAGCGGCAAGATCTTCCGGAAAAGCGGCACGGGCCATGGGTCCTCAGGAGGTCGCAGACCAACTTTCCAGAATCCTGCCCGAACGGAGAGAGACAATCGAACGATTTATCCGGGCGTATCACCAGTCTGCGTTCTCCAATGATCGCGGGAAAGGCTACAGATTCCGGGAGGCGTTTATTCTTCTTTGTCGTCTTGCAGGGGCAAGAAAATTCTCCGGAGGTCATCCTCCGTCATAG
- a CDS encoding 2-oxoacid:ferredoxin oxidoreductase subunit beta, whose product MSENEHLWSDYKSGLDPIWCPGCGDFGVLNALYHTLAEIGVDSKDVALISGIGCSSRIPGYIKTYGFNSIHGRLLPIAQGTKLANPALTVIGTGGDGDGLAIGAGHFPHACRRNVDITYIMMDNGIYGLTKGQTSPTSPLHLKTKSSYYGNPEHPFDPAVLAISYRATFVARAFAGNVKLLKDLMKKAIEHRGFSFIQVLSPCVTYRGRELFKLYKEITYEVDESFDPTNKVEAFSVASREDRIALGILYREDRLVLSDAYDYVIAEAQKDGAMTEDDLRRIFLPLQDDKEE is encoded by the coding sequence ATGAGCGAAAATGAACACCTCTGGTCAGATTATAAATCCGGTCTCGATCCCATCTGGTGTCCAGGATGCGGAGATTTTGGAGTCCTGAACGCCCTCTACCATACCCTGGCGGAAATAGGAGTTGACTCCAAGGATGTTGCCCTGATCTCGGGGATCGGTTGTTCCTCCAGGATTCCAGGGTATATTAAAACCTACGGGTTCAATTCCATCCATGGACGGCTCCTGCCCATTGCCCAGGGAACCAAGCTGGCCAACCCTGCACTGACCGTGATCGGTACGGGTGGCGATGGGGACGGCCTTGCCATCGGAGCCGGACATTTTCCCCACGCATGCAGAAGAAATGTGGACATCACGTATATCATGATGGATAACGGGATCTATGGTCTTACCAAGGGACAGACCAGCCCTACATCTCCGCTCCATCTTAAAACGAAGTCATCCTACTATGGAAATCCAGAACATCCCTTTGATCCCGCCGTGCTTGCAATCTCCTATCGGGCGACTTTTGTAGCCCGGGCCTTTGCGGGTAACGTAAAGCTATTGAAGGATCTGATGAAGAAGGCCATTGAGCACAGAGGATTTTCTTTCATTCAGGTTCTTTCTCCCTGTGTGACGTATCGAGGAAGGGAGCTATTCAAGCTCTATAAAGAGATTACCTATGAAGTGGATGAATCATTCGATCCCACCAACAAGGTAGAGGCCTTTTCCGTCGCCAGCCGGGAAGACCGTATTGCCCTCGGTATATTGTACCGGGAAGATCGGCTGGTACTTTCCGATGCCTACGATTATGTTATTGCGGAAGCACAGAAAGACGGGGCTATGACGGAGGATGACCTCCGGAGAATTTTCTTGCCCCTGCAAGACGACAAAGAAGAATAA